From the Cucurbita pepo subsp. pepo cultivar mu-cu-16 chromosome LG05, ASM280686v2, whole genome shotgun sequence genome, one window contains:
- the LOC111794943 gene encoding formin-like protein 6 encodes MRAHRLSFFIFFLSLFTSFIGAFSLLRDSAISTRRILHQPLFPIGSEPPPDIELTPPPPPPDSPSDVPPFFHDPPTTQDQTQPPPPSTNGTMPIPAATAQQSKPTKTVAIAISVGIVTLGMLSALAFFLYRHRAKHPGESQKLVGGSNPERFPEDSRAPPSSFFYIGTVEPSQSSVVEQNGANGANSSPYRKLNSIKMSDRYRPSPELQPLPPLPKPPMAMSPPALSSSDDESQNTAFHTPQCSSIVSHDDGYFSPASRRSNSVKSCSTASFKNDHMNSNAPPIPHSKRTSPKSRFSVSSTKRNTSQPQPPPPPPPPRPLDDLREIPNSKETMPFSSTRPKFSKPPPPPNLALLQTISNSATYPQIQKTAAPPPPPPPPPPPPPPPPRPPPHPGSYSTPQKLGLSETRMAPVTPPDSSKSQSYSTARTNSSSKSTPTSAPANSAKEDVVERINSMERLESEDTEGSKPRLKPLHWDKVRATSDRATVWDQLKSSSFQLNEDMMETLFGFNSANSVPKEATRKSVLPPVEKENRVLDPKKSQNIAILLRALNVTRDEVIEALQDGNPEGFGTELLETLVKMAPTKEEEIKLREYCGDGSKLGTAERFLKAVLEVPFAFRRVEAMLYRANFDSEVKYLRKSFQTLEVASEELKNSRLFLKLLEAVLKTGNRMNVGTNRGDAKSFKLETLLKLVDIKGTDGKTTLLHFVVQEIIRSEGGADSTSDNLQPRSQSKIEDEFRKQGLQVVAGLSRDLSNVKKAAGMDSDVLSSYVTKLEMGLEKVRMVLQFEKPGMHGKFFDSMKTFLKEAEEEIVRIKDDERKALSLVKAVTEYFHGDAAKEGAHPFRIFMIVRDFLTILDQVCKEVGRMQDGVMVGAARSFRISATASLPVLSRYNVKHDRSSDEDSSSP; translated from the exons ATGAGAGCTCATCGTTTGagcttcttcattttctttctctcattATTCACTTCATTCATCGGAGCCTTCTCGCTTCTTCGCGATTCTGCCATTTCAACTAGGAGGATTCTGCATCAGCCTCTCTTTCCGATTGGCTCTGAGCCGCCGCCGGATATTGAGTTAAccccgccgccgccgcctcctgACTCTCCCTCCGACGTTCCGCCGTTTTTCCATGACCCGCCGACCACTCAAGATCAGACTCAACCGCCTCCTCCGTCTACCAATGGAACTATGCCTATCCCTGCTGCTACGGCGCAACAATCCAAGCCGACGAAGACCGTTGCGATTGCAATTTCGGTTGGGATTGTGACTTTGGGGATGCTCTCTGCTCTGGCGTTTTTTCTGTATCGTCACCGGGCGAAGCATCCGGGGGAGTCGCAGAAGCTTGTTGGAGGGAGTAATCCGGAGAGATTTCCGGAGGATTCGCGTGCGCCGCCGTCGAGTTTTTTCTATATTGGGACTGTGGAGCCGAGCCAGAGCTCTGTTGTTGAGCAGAATGGTGCTAATGGTGCCAATAGTTCGCCTTATCGCAAGCTGAATTCGATTAAGATGTCGGATCGGTACCGGCCGAGTCCGGAATTGCAGCCGCTGCCGCCTCTGCCGAAGCCGCCTATGGCTATGTCGCCTCCCGCTCTGTCGTCTTCGGATGATGAAAGCCAGAATACGGCATTCCATACTCCACAATGCTCGTCAATTGTTAGTCATGATGATGGCTATTTCTCACCGGCTTCTCGTCGAAGTAATTCTGTTAAGAGCTGTTCTACGGCAAGTTTTAAGAATGACCATATGAATTCCAATGCTCCTCCTATTCCTCATTCTAAAAGAACCTCTCCGAAATCTAGATTCTCGGTTTCTTCGACCAAGCGCAATACGTCTCAGCCTCagccaccaccgccgccgcctccaCCGCGTCCGCTTGATGACCTTCGTGAAATTCCGAATTCGAAAGAAACAATGCCTTTCTCTTCCACGAGACCTAAATTTTCGAAGCCTCCGCCTCCACCAAATTTGGCGCTTCTTCAAACAATTAGCAATTCCGCCACATATCCTCAAATTCAGAAAACTGCTgcacctccacctccacctccgccTCCACCGCCACCTCC ACCGCCACCTCCACGGCCACCGCCGCATCCGGGTTCGTATTCAACGCCACAAAAACTAGGGTTATCGGAAACCAGAATGGCTCCAGTCACTCCTCCAGATTCCTCCAAGTCACAATCCTATTCAACAGCGAGAACAAACTCATCTTCCAAATCCACACCGACATCTGCACCAGCAAATTCCGCTAAAGAAGATGTTGTCGAAAGGATTAATTCGATGGAAAGGCTTGAATCCGAAGATACAGAAGGTTCAAAACCGAGATTGAAGCCCTTGCACTGGGACAAAGTACGGGCAACCTCAGACCGAGCTACAGTTTGGGATCAACTCAAATCAAGCTCATTCCA ATTAAACGAGGACATGATGGAAACACTTTTTGGCTTCAATTCTGCAAATTCGGTTCCCAAAGAGGCCACGAGAAAGTCTGTTCTCCCCCCCGTTGAGAAGGAAAATAGGGTATTGGATCCCAAAAAGTCGCAGAACATTGCAATACTCCTAAGAGCTCTTAATGTCACGCGTGATGAAGTGATCGAAGCTCTTCAAGATG GTAACCCGGAAGGGTTTGGTACCGAGCTTTTAGAAACACTAGTGAAGATGGCTCcaaccaaagaagaagagataaAACTGAGAGAGTACTGTGGTGATGGTTCAAAATTAGGGACTGCAGAAAGATTTCTGAAGGCAGTGCTTGAAGTCCCATTTGCCTTTAGAAGAGTTGAGGCCATGCTGTACAGAGCCAATTTTGATTCAGAAGTGAAGTATCTAAGGAAGTCATTTCAAACGCTTGAG GTTGCAAGTGAGGAATTAAAGAACAGTAGACTTTTTCTTAAACTCCTCGAAGCAGTTCTTAAGACGGGAAATAGGATGAATGTCGGTACGAATCGTGGTGATGCTAAATCCTTTAAGCTTGAGACCCTCTTAAAATTAGTAGATATAAAGGGAACGGATGGAAAGACAACATTGCTTCATTTTGTTGTTCAAGAAATTATCAGATCAGAAGGTGGTGCTGATTCAACTAGTGACAACCTTCAGCCCCGTTCGCAATCCAAAATCGAGGATGAATTTAGAAAGCAGGGCTTGCAGGTTGTGGCTGGACTGAGCAGAGACCTTAGCAATGTGAAAAAAGCAGCTGGTATGGACTCGGACGTCTTGAGCAGCTATGTCACAAAGCTCGAAATGGGGCTTGAAAAAGTAAGGATGGTTTTGCAATTCGAAAAGCCAGGAATGCATGGAAAGTTCTTCGACTCGATGAAAACATTCTTGAAGGAggcagaagaagaaatagtTAGGATCAAGGACGACGAAAGGAAAGCTTTATCTCTGGTGAAAGCGGTCACGGAGTATTTCCATGGCGACGCTGCCAAGGAGGGAGCTCATCCATTCCGAATTTTCATGATCGTTCGGGATTTCCTAACCATACTAGATCAAGTATGCAAAGAAGTTGGGAGAATGCAGGACGGGGTAATGGTGGGTGCTGCAAGATCCTTTCGGATATCAGCAACAGCCTCCCTCCCAGTCCTCAGCAGGTACAACGTCAAACACGACCGAAGTTCCGACGAGGATAGCTCATCTCCGTAA